A part of Ziziphus jujuba cultivar Dongzao chromosome 8, ASM3175591v1 genomic DNA contains:
- the LOC107412798 gene encoding ankyrin repeat-containing protein ITN1-like translates to MDGELYYAAIDGLSDHNLFGDVDNIRSRGQNNTILHIAAKSGKLRRLEEDDYLLRFLYEQNNEGNTPLHIAAKLGHLDTVRILVEMAKKTDVEQSKSLLTLKNNKKDIALHEAIRYNHLEVVKLLIKEDPDLASIVNGEGDSPLFMAVDRRFDQVALHIQNNAPKCSRQGRNGMNVSHVYTIRSKRRHVSLTLEERFSVSPSVWIMLRSDGIIDYLLSSKIIRRFFSSRDIEKRDDGFQALEKQQASELEQADDFGWTSLHYAAHIGNAVLVEQFLQKESKSLPFSKNKEGMSALHIAAKKGHDAVIRVLMKSCPEVCELLDNNGRTALHIAVESRKVMAVKFLLDQAMAFQDLIDLQDNKGNTALHVAATVGDFHILRILTNDSRIDKGATNKDKMTFVDIILSSKELQDTEILKIMVGLEIEIVLPPVDTRKTNKAESKENKKDEIQIEEDEAGCKQQINEAESKEKKEVEIQVEENKEAGRNQPEKMVMVSSDKKELSKNEGGFENMMNDFTNLNILVATIIATATFAAAFAMPGGYNNQGLPVLHRTKEFKRFLFYDQLALSLSTASLLLHFFLTLLGKIFTATLFPVALTGYLTGFALFAMVFAFDQGIKTVIPRTENHEYLKDVDIITTLIMFIGFYVFVFSSSLLLGNLYATARRFAPPKIVRSRFGLWS, encoded by the exons ATGGATGGTGAATTGTATTATGCTGCAATTGATGGATTAAGCGACCACAATCTGTTTGGTGATGTGGACAACATCAGATCCCGCGGCCAAAACAACACTATTCTTCATATAGCCGCTAAATCTGGGAAGCTAAGGCGACTTGAAGAAGATGATTATCTTCTGCGTTTTctttatgagcaaaacaatgaAGGAAACACTCCACTTCACATTGCAGCAAAACTAGGGCATCTGGACACTGTAAGAATTCTAGTGGAAATGGCAAAAAAGACAGATGTTGAGCAAAGCAAGAGTCTATTGACATTGAAGAATAATAAGAAAGATATAGCGCTCCATGAAGCTATTCGCTATAATCACTTGGAGGTTGTCAAGTTACTAATTAAAGAAGACCCTGATTTGGCATCCATAGTAAATGGCGAAGGAGACTCTCCTCTTTTCATGGCGGTGGATAGACGCTTTGACCAAGTGGCCCTGCATATCCAAAACAATGCTCCAAAGTGCTCTCGCCAAGGAAGGAATGGCATGAACGTCTCGCACGTATACACCATTCGCTCCAAAAGAC GCCATGTGTCTTTAACTTTGGAAGAGAGGTTTTCAGTATCGCCGAGTGTTTGGATTATGCTGCGAAGTGATGGGATTATCGATTATTTACTGTCAAGCAAAATCATACGTAGATTTTTCTCCTCACGTGACATCGAAAAGAGAG ATGATGGGTTTCAGGCTCTGGAAAAACAACAAGCTTCAGAACTAGAACAAGCTGATGATTTTGGATGGACTTCTCTTCACTATGCCGCACATATTGGCAACGCGGTACTTGTTGAACAATTTTTGCAGAAAGAGAGTAAAAGCCTTCctttctcaaagaacaaagaaggTATGTCTGCCCTTCACATTGCAGCAAAGAAAGGACATGATGCTGTCATTAGAGTGCTGATGAAAAGCTGTCCAGAAGTTTGTGAGTTGTTGGATAACAATGGTCGGACAGCTCTTCATATTGCGGTGGAAAGTAGAAAGGTAATGGCGGTGAAATTTCTCCTAGATCAGGCCATGGCATTTCAGGATCTTATAGATCTCCAAGATAACAAAGGAAATACAGCTTTGCATGTAGCCGCTACTGTAGGAGATTTCCATATTTTAAGAATTCTTACAAATGACTCAAGAAttgacaaaggagctacaaacaAGGACAAAATGACATTTGTTGACATAATCCTATCAAGCAAGGAACTACAGGATACTGAAATT TTGAAGATCATGGTGGGTTTGGAGATAGAAATTGTTTTACCACCAGTGGatacaagaaaaacaaataaagcagagagtaaggaaaataaaaaagatgaaataCAAATTGAAGAAGACGAAGCCGGCTGTAAACAGCAAATTAATGAAGCAGAGagtaaggaaaagaaagaagttgAAATACAAGttgaagaaaacaaagaagCCGGCCGGAACCAGCCTGAAAAGATGGTAATGGTATCATCAGACAAGAAGGAGCTGTCTAAAAATGAAGGAGGATTTGAAAATATGATGAACGATTTCACCAACCTCAATATACTGGTAGCAACAATCATAGCCACCGCCACTTTTGCGGCCGCTTTTGCAATGCCCGGTGGTTACAACAACCAAGGGCTACCAGTTCTCCACAGAACTAAAGAATTCAAACGGTTTCTGTTTTATGATCAATTGGCTCTTTCTCTATCTACTGCGTCCTTGTTGCTCCACTTTTTTCTCACGCTATTAGGAAAAATATTCACAGCCACTTTATTCCCAGTTGCTTTGACAGGATATCTTACAGGATTCGCACTTTTTGCCATGGTTTTTGCCTTTGACCAAGGCATAAAGACAGTCATCCCTAGAACAGAGAACCACGAGTACCTCAAGGATGTAGATATAATTACGACTCTCATCATGTTTATTGGCTTCTAcgtctttgttttttcttcttctctattATTGGGCAACTTATACGCAACAGCTAGAAGATTTGCGCCTCCCAAGATCGTCAGAAGTCGTTTTGGACTCTGGAGTTGa